GTTTTTAAATCATTTCTAAGATTTTTTGCAGCATCAGCAGTTGGATAATAATTAGTTGTAATAAATGAAAAAGTCCCCCTTTCTTTTAATGTATCCAGTGCTAAATGAAAAAAGAAATAAAATATATCAATTTTTCTTTGATAAAATCGTTTACTTAAAGAGCCTATAGCTAGTTGTCTGAAAATATCTTTATTTCCTTTTTCGCCAATATAAGGCGGGTTCCCAATCACCACATCAAAACCACTTTTAATATCAAACATCCATTCGGGGTCAAAAAATGGAGAAGAAGCATTTTGGTCATAAGGATCCCAGTTTGCTAATTTTTCGGCTTCATACAATGGCAATCCCTTATCCTTTAAAATATCGGCAATATTATGTCGTAGCTCTTCATCTTTTTGGCGGTATTTTAATTTGGTATCTTTCGTTCGGGCATTAAAAAGTTTATGTCGTACTTTTTTGAGTTTGTTCTCCAGTTTTTTAACCTCATCAGTATAAAACAGAGAGTTCTCTTTTTGTATTCCAATAAGTGTATTTGCTGTAACAAAACGGGTTTCAAGGTTTGGTAAAGGACGAATACCAAAGTTAGGTTCGTCAGGTTGTACTTTTTGGTCAACTACAAGTGAAATAAAGAACCGCAGTTTAGAAATTTGCGTAGCAATGGGTTGTATGTCCACACCATAAATGCAGTTTTCAATCAGGTATAGTTTCCGTGCAAAATCGGGATCGTTTACCTTTTCGTCAAAAGCATTGTTTATTTCAATAAGTTTTTGCTCTCGTTCTTTTTTATTTTCAATTCCATAAGCATCTTCAGTTTCAGCCATTGCTTTTTCCAATTGTACCTCTTTACAGAGTTCATTGTCGGAGTCTAACTTTTGAAGTATGTGCACCATTTTTTGCAACACTCCCATGGGGAAGGCACCGGAGCCGGCAGCAGGGTCAAGTATTTTTGCTTTATCTAAAGCTTTTATAATTTGGCTTTGTATTTCGGGGTTGTTTTTAAAAGGATTTGTTTCGTCAAAAGAAAAGAGTTGGTGTAACATTGTATCCAAAGCATCCTTGCTTTGGTCTTTGTTGAAGCTGGAAACATCTTTGTTTCTAGAAGTGTTAAAGCTAGAAGCTTCAACTACAATGTTGGCTTTAGTTGGATTTTGTCTGATATAGTGACGAATCGCTTTTAGAGCATCCTCATTCCTAACGATATGATCATAACTTTCATGCATCCAAAGTTGCCCGGATAAGTTTTCAAATTTATTAATCTCATTTGCAGTAAACGATTTCCATGAATGAAGAATATTGCTCAGTTTATTATCTGCAATAGGTTTTACCAAAACATGAACATGGTTCGGCATAACAACCCATTCATCTAAAATATAGCGATCTCCAGCGAAATACTTTATTGCATTGGCTACTATTGTAGCATTTTCTTTTTTCTTTAATAAACAACTGCCATAGCCGGCATTCATCCATTGTTCAACCCGCTCGTTAAACAAACGATTATATTCTTTCCATTCATCTTTAGAATAGTCCTTTTTATCTTTATTTTTTTTCTGCCAATTTTCCCTGTCGATTTTAAGTTGTTCAGCTTTTTCTTTTGGGATTGAATCTGCTAATCTAAATGTAACATGATAGAAAACTTCCTTTTGTTGCCAATGAGGCAATTTCCCTTCTTTTATTTCTATTTCATCGTTGGGGTTGAAGAATACATTTCCAGTTTTATCTATATATTGGGTTGATAAGCCATCTGATATATCGAAGTTGGAAGCTTCGAGTACATTTTTCAGATAGGCAATTAAACTTTCGTCCACCATATAATTAACAATCTCGCGTGGTGTATAAAAGGAACCTGTTTGTTTACGAGCAGTAGTTTTGGTTTCAGGATTATAACTTGCCAAAAGATTTTCGAATACTTTACCCAATAATTCAGGGTCGAGGGCTACATCTTCTTCAATTGGCGTATTTTCGGTAATGGTAAATTTATAGGATTTAAGTATTTCAAGCAGACCTTTTGTTTTGGCATTTTTATACACTTTTGCTTTGCTTCCAAAATCATCACTTAAATCTACGTCTTCATCCACATCAAAAAACAGGTAATCAGGAACAACAAGGGTATTGTCAAGCCTATCGGAAAATCCGTCAATGTATATTATCTTGTCTCCTCCCTTCTTTCCTTTAATGGTTTCGTGCGGTTTGTCGAGACACTCAAAAAGTCCACCATTCATAAAAGGTACTATATCTTCCATTAGTTGCACAAAGTAATCAGGGTTTTTGAAATAGGATTGGTAACGCATTAAATTGGTTACATTTTGGTGCTGTTTGTCTTTGCGGAATTCACGTTTGCCCATTTCCTTGTTAAGGGTAGCAAAAAACAGGTTTTGCAAAATAGCACGGTAGTATTTGCTGTTATGTTTTCCGGTTGAAAAAATGCCATGTGGCTTTTGTGGGGTAAAATCATCAATTAGTTTATCGCCAATTGTTTGTTCATCAAATATCTCTTCAGGTATCAGTTTCTTTTCTTTAATAAACCAGATAAATAAAATACGGGTAAGCAAACGAATTACATTTTTTCCTTTATGCTCCTTTATGGCTTCTTTTAGTTTCGCTTCGTCACCATCAATATTTTCATCAAGTATTTTTGGTTGATTTGGGAAACTGACTTCTTTGATAGCCCAGAAATACCAGTTTTGCAATTCCTGATAGAACTTCTTATTAAGAATACTAACACTAAAGACTTCCTGCCAATAGTTGTAGAGTTTTGCAAATGTATCAACCTGTTTTGTTCCTGATGTTGGAATTTTCAGTTGGTTAATAATATCTTCATGTCCTCTATGTGGTTTCTTAATATTAATGTCACGTAACAAAGAAACCTTACCTGCTTTTTCGCCCTCGCGCCATTCCTGTTTATATTTTAATCTTTCGGTATTTGCAAAGGCCAGATAGTCAGAAATATTATCATGATACTTAAAAACCAAAACAACCGGTGTATAATAAAACTCTCGGTTAAAAGCTCGGGATATTTCAGCCAATTGTGATCGAGTTGGTAGTAAGTTGTTATCTCTTTGATTAAGGGTTATTCCAAAAATCAATACGCCATCGTAATCCGATTTTATTTGGCTTGCAGAAAGACTCTGATTTCCTTCAAAAGCAGCATCGTCCACCATTCCAACAAAATACACATCATCAACTAGATTAAACGTGTAATTTTCCCTATAAGTCAATGGAGATAATATTTTTGTTATGGTTGTGGGTTCGTCAGACACATAGTTCATTGGAACTTTAAGTTCGTGAAACAATGCTTTTACAGCATTAAGAAAATCTATTTCTTTGAATAATGTTAGTTTCATAATCTAGATAAGGTTTTTTAATTCATTATCAATATATTTTTCCAATTGCTCTTTGCTTGGCAGTTGTATCAGATATTGCTGAACAAAAAGATTTTCATCCATACCTGCAGTAGCATATTTCACCAAAGCATGATCTTTGTCGGCAACAAGTAATATGCCCACAGGGGCATTATCGTTTGTTTCAATTATTTTATCTTTATAGTAATTCAAATAAGTATTCAACTGCCCAATATCTCCATGATTGAACTCTCCAATTTTTAAATCAACCAATACATGAGATTTAAGAATCCGGTGATAAAAGACTAAATCAATAAAATAGTATTTCTCACCAATAAGGATTCTTTTTTGTCGTGCTTCAAAACAGAAGCCATTTCCCATCTCAATAATAAATTCCTGCAAATGGTCTAAGAGGGCAGTTTCCAAATCCGATTCTTCAACAACATCTTTAATCTTCAGATCAAGAAATTCAAAAGCATAGATGTTTTTAATTATGTCGGTTGCTTTTTGTGCCAAGGTCTTTTCCTGAACTATTTCTGATAGTTTCTCAGGTTTGGCAGATAGCCCGCTTCTCTCATAATACAAACTCGCAATTTGTCTTTTTAGTTCTCT
Above is a window of Bacteroidota bacterium DNA encoding:
- a CDS encoding transposase, with the protein product MKLTLFKEIDFLNAVKALFHELKVPMNYVSDEPTTITKILSPLTYRENYTFNLVDDVYFVGMVDDAAFEGNQSLSASQIKSDYDGVLIFGITLNQRDNNLLPTRSQLAEISRAFNREFYYTPVVLVFKYHDNISDYLAFANTERLKYKQEWREGEKAGKVSLLRDINIKKPHRGHEDIINQLKIPTSGTKQVDTFAKLYNYWQEVFSVSILNKKFYQELQNWYFWAIKEVSFPNQPKILDENIDGDEAKLKEAIKEHKGKNVIRLLTRILFIWFIKEKKLIPEEIFDEQTIGDKLIDDFTPQKPHGIFSTGKHNSKYYRAILQNLFFATLNKEMGKREFRKDKQHQNVTNLMRYQSYFKNPDYFVQLMEDIVPFMNGGLFECLDKPHETIKGKKGGDKIIYIDGFSDRLDNTLVVPDYLFFDVDEDVDLSDDFGSKAKVYKNAKTKGLLEILKSYKFTITENTPIEEDVALDPELLGKVFENLLASYNPETKTTARKQTGSFYTPREIVNYMVDESLIAYLKNVLEASNFDISDGLSTQYIDKTGNVFFNPNDEIEIKEGKLPHWQQKEVFYHVTFRLADSIPKEKAEQLKIDRENWQKKNKDKKDYSKDEWKEYNRLFNERVEQWMNAGYGSCLLKKKENATIVANAIKYFAGDRYILDEWVVMPNHVHVLVKPIADNKLSNILHSWKSFTANEINKFENLSGQLWMHESYDHIVRNEDALKAIRHYIRQNPTKANIVVEASSFNTSRNKDVSSFNKDQSKDALDTMLHQLFSFDETNPFKNNPEIQSQIIKALDKAKILDPAAGSGAFPMGVLQKMVHILQKLDSDNELCKEVQLEKAMAETEDAYGIENKKEREQKLIEINNAFDEKVNDPDFARKLYLIENCIYGVDIQPIATQISKLRFFISLVVDQKVQPDEPNFGIRPLPNLETRFVTANTLIGIQKENSLFYTDEVKKLENKLKKVRHKLFNARTKDTKLKYRQKDEELRHNIADILKDKGLPLYEAEKLANWDPYDQNASSPFFDPEWMFDIKSGFDVVIGNPPYIGEKGNKDIFRQLAIGSLSKRFYQRKIDIFYFFFHLALDTLKERGTFSFITTNYYPTADAAKNLRNDLKT
- a CDS encoding PDDEXK nuclease domain-containing protein, which encodes MKDFRLLVENISIAHKQLQQNAVNSVNQALTIRNWLIGYYIVEYEQNGNDRAEYGKKLIPSIAKELKNIKGIDVRSLHNFKLFYGSYPQVRDFLLEKSKLGSLTTQLENLNMGSVTTQLQETQKRGALTTKTKKLENRVIGKYIITKLSYTHLEQLIRIDDDLKRTFYEIECIKGIWSVRELKRQIASLYYERSGLSAKPEKLSEIVQEKTLAQKATDIIKNIYAFEFLDLKIKDVVEESDLETALLDHLQEFIIEMGNGFCFEARQKRILIGEKYYFIDLVFYHRILKSHVLVDLKIGEFNHGDIGQLNTYLNYYKDKIIETNDNAPVGILLVADKDHALVKYATAGMDENLFVQQYLIQLPSKEQLEKYIDNELKNLI